The Herpetosiphonaceae bacterium genome contains the following window.
CGGGCTGCCGAGCGAACGCGGATCGTCGCTTGTGGCCGTGCCAGCGCCGCAAGACGTATTCCGCACCGCCAGCGCCGCAGATGAGCTGTCTTACCAGGGCACGATGGCGCTGGGCTCGCCCGATTCAACCGGCGAGCAGGCACCACGGGTTGCTACACCTTCATATGACGCAGCCGAGATGGCGCTGCAACATGTCGGGGCCAGGTATCGCTACGGCGGCGCGAGTCCTCGTGGCTTTGATTGCTCCGGCCTGACGATGTATGTCTACGCTCAGCTTGGCGTCGATCTGCCGCATCGCGCGCGCGCTCAGTTCAGCGCCCGCTTTGGACAGCCGATTGAAAGCATCGCCGAGCTGGCTCCTGGCGATCTCGTCTTCTTCGAGCGAACGACCAGGGCGCGTGGTATCACACATGTCGCGCTCTACGTCGGCGACGGTATGATGGTATCCGCGAATTCGCCGCGCACGGGCGTGCAGCACGTCAATATCTACGGCTCTTATTGGAAACCCCGCTTTGCCGGTGGTCTGCGCCCATATCGCTAGTGCAGTATCGAGGAGTCTATTGGCGAAAGCGCCGCCGAGTCCGGTAGGGAATCGGCGGCGTTTCAGGCTCGTCTGTGTGTCAACCGGCGAGCGAGCTTGCGGCTACTCGGTGGATGCGACATCGTGCTGTTGAGGCGCATCGGGGGCTGCCTGCAATTCCATAGCAAGCGGCAGCGACAGCGTACAGGTTGTGCCCTGGCCTTCGACGCTCTGGATCATCACCTGCCCGCCATGCGCCTCGACAACCGCTTTGCTGAAGTAGAGGCCAAGCCCCAGGCCGCTATAGTTCAGCTCCGGCGCGTTGGATGCGCGGAAAAACGGCGTAAACAACTTCGGCACATCCTGCTGCGGGATGCCGATTCCCTGGTCGGCGATCTGCACGTGTACATGGTCCTCTTCAGCCGTCGTTGTGATGGTGATTGGATGGTTCGCGGGCGAGTACTTCACGGCGTTCTCCAAGAGATCCGAGAGCACCCGCTCGATGCGTGGACGCGCGACATTGACCGGCACCTCGCTGTCGGGCTGGAGCAGAATAAAGCGCTCCGGCTGATCCGGCCCGGCCTGGCCTCGCTGCTGCGCTACGCACGCTGCAACGATCTCAACCAGATCCGACCGCTCGATCTGCATCGATAGAACGCCCTGCTGGAGCAGCGCAACATCTAGCAACTCCGTGCCCAGCGCTGCGAGCCTGTCGGTTTCTTGCTGGATAGTTTCAAGATGCCTGATCAGATCCGCCGGGTCGATCGCTCCCTGACGCTTCACCCTGCGCAAAAGAAACTCGGTCAGGCCGCGAATCGTCGTCACGGGCGTGCGAAGCTCATGGGACGCCGTTGCCAGGAACGCATCTTTGAGCCGCTGCGCCTCGCGCTCCTCGGTGACATCATAAAAGAGGCCGAGCGCGCCAATAATCCGGCCTGTCTCATCGCGGATCGGACCAAGGCTGATCACGATCTCGCGCCATGTGCCATTGCGATGCAGCAGCCGCTGAGCTTGCCCGACAACGCGCTGGCCGTGCAGCGCCGCATGCACGTAGCCATGCACCTCCTCGCGCTTATCGGCATGCACAAGCTGCTCAAGTGTCGCCCCGACGAGCTCCGCGCCTTCGACGCCAAGCATGTCGCGCCAGCGCGCATTGGCGAAGCTGACACGCTGATCCAGATCGAAGACACAGATCGCTTCGGCTGCGCCATGCACCAATTCATCCCAGCGCGAGCTCGTTTCGTCGAGCTGGCGGCGTAAGCGCCGGACGCTATCCATCAGCCGTAGCTGCTCGGCAATATCTGGGCTGGCCTGATCGGTGGCGGGCGTGTACTCCCTCCCAATCACTGCCTGCGCTTCGGGCGTATTCTGGAGATGCACGGCGACATAGCAGCCGGGATCGCCCAGCGCGATCCGCTTATGCAGGACGACCTTGGCGTATCCGAAATTACGCGCCGCGATACCGCCAAAGACCGAGCTGGTCATGAAGCACAGCGATGGTGACTGTCGCACAACCTCATCGAATGGACATGAGGTGGTGCGTACCACGACTTTGGTAGGATCTGCCGAGACGAGCGAGAAATTGCCGTGGATCTTTTGCTTGAGATCGATGATGACGTGAGCGTACTCATCCAGCGTAAACGGGCGGTCGATGCCCCAAAATGCTTTATATTCGGCCTCGATCGCCGCGCCCATTGAAAGGCCAACGTTCATGATGTACGCACCGGCAACCTCGGTGCCTAAAATGCCTTCGTTGAGATGCCCCAGGCTGGCGATCAGACGACGCATAAAGGTGTCGCGATTAAGTTCGATTGGTGTGACGAACTGATCCACAAGGCTACCTATCAGCGTTATGCTGCATTCATCTACTAGCACATATCAGTATAACATGACCCTCCAAGAACACAGGAACGACGGAGCAAAAAGGCTCCTTGTTCGCTTGTTCCCGTGTTTGCTTATGCTCCCAGCCCCGATCACTGATCGTGGTGGACGATATGTTCGATTCCTGACGGCAATCTTTGTAACGCCTGTCTCAGAAAGGAGGGATACAGATCAACTGTTTCAAGCTGATCGACGGGAAACCATTGGAAGATGAGCACAACTCCTGGCTCATCGCCGATAAAGGGTGTGTCCTGTCGACAGATCGCGGCATTGGGCGGCAGCGAGACGAGAAAGTAGAAGGCGATCTCGTGGTGCCGCTGCTGGCTGTACTCGTAGAAATTCTCCACCACCCACAGCAGCCGCTCGATGGAAGCCGCGACGCCAAGCTCCTCACGCAGCTCACGCACCAGCGCCGCCTGCGCCGACTCCGCAAACTCGACTCGTCCGCCGGGCAGCGACCAGAAGCTCTCGTAATCCGCGCGATGCAAGAGAACATGGTGGTCGTGGTAGATGACGCCGACCGTTCGATAATTGAAACGGCCTTGCACGTGGTCGAATGTGAGCATACCTTCTATCGCTCTCGATAATCTCGACTGGAGGCAGCGAGCCAGGGTGCCCCGTCTCAAGCGGGCAGCTCGCTTGCGCTACACATAGGTCCGCATCGGATACGGCAGATGTCCGGTATCGTTGTGCGAGACAAGCATAACACGACCGCTCGAGTCGATCGTGATCTCGCTGATGCCGCAGTTATGCACATCGGTATGAATCCAGGCTGCCTCGGAAACTTCAAGCGCGCGACAAACAAAATACCGCAAGATATTGCCGTGGCAGACCAGCACCTCGTGGCGCTCGGCGCGCGGCGTCGGAATAAAATATTTCTCGAAGGCGCGCCGAGCCTGCGACATCCCCTGCTCGATCAGCTCCCACTCCGTACCGGCGGGCCATAGATTCAACCATCGCTTCATCTCGGACGGGATCGCTTGCCGCCGGGTAAGGCTCTCGTTGCGCGCGGCCTGCGTGTACCACTCGACGAAGGCCGCAGGCAGGTACGGAATGCACTCTTGCAGCAGACGCGCCGGACGGAGCGGGACCTCTGGAAACTGATCGGCAATGATCGCGGCTGTCTCCGCCGCCCGCCGCAGCGGGCTATGGTGAATGATACTGATTGGAAGCTGCTTGAGGCGCTGGGCCGTCAGCTCCGCCTGCTCACGTCCCAGATCGGTCAGGCCGTTGCCGAGCTGATCGAAGGCGATGGCGGTGTGATCGGTTTGACCATGACGAACGAGATGAAGAATTCGCTTGCCCATTGGTGTATCTCTCGTCTCAGGCAGAAGCAAGGAGCCGGTTGGGGAACCGGCGTATGAGATTCTGCCTCAGAAAGGTAAACTCTGGTTTTCTCCTGGTCCTTTGTGCTGTGTTCTGTGTTCTGTGTTCCCTTGTTCTCCGTCCCAAACCCTGGCCTGGCGTCGCAGTAAGGCCGCGCGGCGGCTTAAACAGCGAAGGATGTCCTTGCGAACATCCCTCTGCTGCTACCGCTCATCCCCTAGCTCGCGCTTTGCGTTCTCCTGGGGTGGCATGCGAGTACGGGCATGTGCTCCACGCGGAGCAATATCATCGAACATAAACAGATCCGCCACCGCTACGCCCAGCGCATCTGCTAATCGCTCCAGAGTTTCAAACGATGGAGCGCTGATGCCTCGCTCCATGTTGCTGACAAAGTCGACAGAAATCTCTGCTGCCTCGGCGAATTGCTCCTGTGTCAAATCCTGATAGCGTCGCAGTTGACGTAGCCGTCGCCCAAACTTAACCCGTAGCGTGCTCATAAAAGCCCTTGTAAATATACGGGTGCAAGGATATTGGAGCATGACTACGAGCGACACCGATTGATAATGCGAGTAGCTCCGATTAATAGTACGCTTCCACACGACACATAACTAATAGTACGATCTTATCGTACTATTAGTACGGAAAATCAGAGAAATATGGTACAATACGAGCCAGCGCTCGGCAGGCAGAACCCCTATCAACAACCAGCGAAGAAGGTGTAGACTCACACGAACGGCCTGGCTGCAATCATACAACATTATGGATCAACGTTCATTCGATTACCTGGACGACGAGCGGCTCTGGCTTCTGTCGCTGCTGCACGATTTGAAGGGGCCGCTCAAAACACTCCAAGGCATCAGCGCATTCGTGCTTTCGGATGCGTGTACTCCTGAGCAACAGCGGGAGCTGCTCAGCCAGCTGGGTCCCACCGCGAAGCAGATCGAGCGACGCCTGGCGGCGGTATTCGATGTGATTCGCAGCCCGCTGCAAAGACCGACAGCATTCGAGACTCTGGACCTGGGCACGCTGGTGACGCAAGCGGTCGATCGTTTTCGTGAGGCAATCTGGTTGGACAAGCCGCAGCATCCCGATCGTGCGCTGACGGTGACGATTGGACGCACGAGTCTGCCGATGCTGATCTATGCGGATCGATTTGCGCTGGAGCGGAGTTTGGAAAATGTGCTGCTCAACAGTATCGAGGCGGGAGCGTCGCACATCAAGCTGCGCTTGCAGCAACAGGCGGCGCGGATCACGCTGACCATTCGCGATGATGGCTGCGGCTTTCCGGCGTACGTGCTCTCCGCGCCGCTCAGCCCTGGGCGCACCACCAAACAAACCGGCCTGGGCATGGGTCTGATCTCCGTCGCAGCTAACGTTCGGGCATGCGGCGGTCAGATCCAGCTCGCCAACTGGCCGGGCGGCGCGCAGGTCGAGATGTGGTTTCCGCGTGCTGGCGCTGTCTAGCCTGAGGCAGGCTGTGGGTGGAAGAGCAGCACCGGCACGTCACTGCCGCGCACGACCTTATCGACTACACTGCCGAGCAGCAGCCGCGCAAAGCCGCCGTGTCCATGCGTCGCCAAGGCGATCAGATCGCACGCATAGAGCCGCACCGCTTCAAGGATCGCGTGCGCCGGTTGGTGCGCGTCGAGGATCTGGGTCTGGGGCTGGTATTCGCTCAGCGTGAAGCGCTCGATCACATCCGCGAGATACGCCCGCGCCTGGGCGTGGCGCTCCCGTATGACCTCGCGCTCGAGCATCGCAATATCCAGACCGGGCGTAAAGCCATGCACATCGAACGGCTCGACGACCTGCAAGAGGATATACCGGGCATCCATGAGCTGCCCCAGCGCGAGTGCTGGCGGCAACATCTGCTCGGCGAGCGGCGATCCGTCCAGCGGGATCAGGATGCGCCGGAATGTTGCGATCTGTTGCTCGGCTTCCGCTTCGCGCGGACGCAGCAGCAGTACCGGGGTGGTGCTGTGGCGCACGAGACGATCGGCCACGCTGCCGAGCCAGACTCGCGCCAGCCCACCCCGCCCATGAGTCGTCATAACGATCAGATCGGCGGGTAGACCGGCGGCGTACTCGCCGAGCGCCACGGCGACGGGCGGGTCCAGCAGCACGACCCTGGTGCGCTCGCGCAGGGTATCCGGCAGCCTCTGGGCGATGCCCTCAAGATAAGACCGCTCATGCTCACGGCTAAGCGAGTGCAGCTCCGGATCGATCACCGGCATGCCTGGCATGTAGACCGGAGCGCTCATCGGCACGTGAACATGCGCCAGATGCAGCGCAGCGCCCGAACGCCCGGCGATGGCGCTTGCAAGCGGCAGCGCCTGTTCGCCAAAGGCTGAGCCATCGAGCGGGACGATGATGGCACGATTCATATTCTTTCCTTGCTTCGCGTTCCCGTTGCGCGGTCATCGAACTTTGCGCATGTTCTTGGTTATCGGCTCTCCCCCTGGTTTCCTTGTGCGCCGGGCGCTAGGCTCCGTGCTCCAGGGCATGATCGTGCGCGCGCTCCAGCACCGGTTCTTGGGCACGTACCAGCAGCACCGGCACCATCGCGTCCTGCACCACGCTCCTTGCGACGCTGCCGAGCCACAGCCGACTCAAGCCGCTGCGACCATGCGTGGTCATCACGATCAGCCCGGCTCGCTCGTCGTCGCTGACGCGCAAGATCTGATCGGCAGGCTCGCCTCGAACGAATGTGGCACGGACGCGCACGCCCTCCCGCCGGATCTGCGCGGCGCGATCATTGAGATACGCGGCGACGCGATCGTCCTCCGCCTGGCACTCAGTCAGCATCCAGGCTGGCTCGATACCGCCGTCGGCCAGCGCCACATCGTCGATCGTCGGCCCTACGCCCACCAGAATCAGATCCGTATCCATAGCGATTGCGATCGACCTGGCCTGTGGGAGCGCCTGCTCGGCAAACGCGGAGCCATCGAGCGGCACGATGATCGAGTGGTATGTCGGCACGCTGTAGGGCAGCACCTCCTGCTCGTCGGAGCGCACCAGCAGCAGCGGCACAGGCGTGGTATGCAGCACGTGTTCGGCGACGCTGCCCATGATCAGATGGCGTAGCCCGGTGTGTCCATGTGTCGCCATCGCGATCAGCGCGGTATCGGGCATATGCCGGACAAATGTGACGATCGCGTCGGCGGTGGCGATGCCAACCAGCACTGCCGTGCGAATCTCCAGGTTGGAGCTGTGTAAACGCTTCGCGACCGTGTTGAGATAGATCTGGCTCTGGGTATGCTCTTCCTCAAAGAGGCGTTGTGCCGTCACGGGCGGGATCATCGTCGGATTGGGCAGCATGATCATCGTCTCGGTAGGCGTGACGACACGGAGCAGCGTTAGTCCGCTCTCGGTAGCGCGGGCTAGCGCTACGGCATGCGGCAGGACAGCCTCAGCCAGGGCTGAGCCATCCAGCGGTACGATAATCTGTCGTTTCTGCGTTTCCATGATCGACTTCTTTCCCATAGCTGCATGGCTCTCATCTTGATCCATCCAGCTCGTCCGCCGCATGACCAGTGAGCGCTGTTTCGAGTCACTTCAGCGGAAGAGCATCACGGCAAGAACGACCAGCAGCCACAGACTGGCGACAAAGGCGATCCCGACGAGCATACCGAGCAGCAGCTCGATAACCGTGACAGGTGTGCTGTCGCTGCGCTCGTACTCATTGAGCGCGCGCTGCGTATCAGCTCGACTACTCAGCCAGGATATATAAAGGTGGGTATCCATAGAATTGTATCTTTCCAAGGGCCATCAAGCGCTTGCCAGCCTGTCTACGCCATCCGCTGATGGGTCTGGCAGGTGCGTCGCTGGCCGTTCTTTTAGGCTGCTCGCCAGCTCGGCGATACGTCGCAGGGCATTCTCGAATTCGGTCAGCTCCATCTCGGCGTGATAGGGATAGAAGTGCGGGTCGTGCCGCTCCTGCTCCTCGATCAATGCCTCAAGCTGCTGCCGCAGCTTCACCCAGTCGCGCTGCCACATGCGCAGCGTAGATGCCGGACCTGACGGCTGCTCGCCAAGGGTATCCAGCGCGAGCCGCTGCCCGCAGCGTGGGCAGGAGGCGATCGGCCCCTCGTTCCAGGCTCTAGCGCCGTCGTAGAACGCGGGATGCGTACGCGAGCATGCGTAGACATCGCGTACCCGCACGGGATATCCACAGATGTGATAGCGTAGTTCCACAGCAATGCTCCTT
Protein-coding sequences here:
- a CDS encoding helix-turn-helix transcriptional regulator — protein: MSTLRVKFGRRLRQLRRYQDLTQEQFAEAAEISVDFVSNMERGISAPSFETLERLADALGVAVADLFMFDDIAPRGAHARTRMPPQENAKRELGDER
- a CDS encoding histidine phosphatase family protein — its product is MGKRILHLVRHGQTDHTAIAFDQLGNGLTDLGREQAELTAQRLKQLPISIIHHSPLRRAAETAAIIADQFPEVPLRPARLLQECIPYLPAAFVEWYTQAARNESLTRRQAIPSEMKRWLNLWPAGTEWELIEQGMSQARRAFEKYFIPTPRAERHEVLVCHGNILRYFVCRALEVSEAAWIHTDVHNCGISEITIDSSGRVMLVSHNDTGHLPYPMRTYV
- a CDS encoding ATP-binding protein, which codes for MDQFVTPIELNRDTFMRRLIASLGHLNEGILGTEVAGAYIMNVGLSMGAAIEAEYKAFWGIDRPFTLDEYAHVIIDLKQKIHGNFSLVSADPTKVVVRTTSCPFDEVVRQSPSLCFMTSSVFGGIAARNFGYAKVVLHKRIALGDPGCYVAVHLQNTPEAQAVIGREYTPATDQASPDIAEQLRLMDSVRRLRRQLDETSSRWDELVHGAAEAICVFDLDQRVSFANARWRDMLGVEGAELVGATLEQLVHADKREEVHGYVHAALHGQRVVGQAQRLLHRNGTWREIVISLGPIRDETGRIIGALGLFYDVTEEREAQRLKDAFLATASHELRTPVTTIRGLTEFLLRRVKRQGAIDPADLIRHLETIQQETDRLAALGTELLDVALLQQGVLSMQIERSDLVEIVAACVAQQRGQAGPDQPERFILLQPDSEVPVNVARPRIERVLSDLLENAVKYSPANHPITITTTAEEDHVHVQIADQGIGIPQQDVPKLFTPFFRASNAPELNYSGLGLGLYFSKAVVEAHGGQVMIQSVEGQGTTCTLSLPLAMELQAAPDAPQQHDVASTE
- a CDS encoding universal stress protein yields the protein METQKRQIIVPLDGSALAEAVLPHAVALARATESGLTLLRVVTPTETMIMLPNPTMIPPVTAQRLFEEEHTQSQIYLNTVAKRLHSSNLEIRTAVLVGIATADAIVTFVRHMPDTALIAMATHGHTGLRHLIMGSVAEHVLHTTPVPLLLVRSDEQEVLPYSVPTYHSIIVPLDGSAFAEQALPQARSIAIAMDTDLILVGVGPTIDDVALADGGIEPAWMLTECQAEDDRVAAYLNDRAAQIRREGVRVRATFVRGEPADQILRVSDDERAGLIVMTTHGRSGLSRLWLGSVARSVVQDAMVPVLLVRAQEPVLERAHDHALEHGA
- a CDS encoding universal stress protein, translated to MNRAIIVPLDGSAFGEQALPLASAIAGRSGAALHLAHVHVPMSAPVYMPGMPVIDPELHSLSREHERSYLEGIAQRLPDTLRERTRVVLLDPPVAVALGEYAAGLPADLIVMTTHGRGGLARVWLGSVADRLVRHSTTPVLLLRPREAEAEQQIATFRRILIPLDGSPLAEQMLPPALALGQLMDARYILLQVVEPFDVHGFTPGLDIAMLEREVIRERHAQARAYLADVIERFTLSEYQPQTQILDAHQPAHAILEAVRLYACDLIALATHGHGGFARLLLGSVVDKVVRGSDVPVLLFHPQPASG
- a CDS encoding NUDIX hydrolase: MLTFDHVQGRFNYRTVGVIYHDHHVLLHRADYESFWSLPGGRVEFAESAQAALVRELREELGVAASIERLLWVVENFYEYSQQRHHEIAFYFLVSLPPNAAICRQDTPFIGDEPGVVLIFQWFPVDQLETVDLYPSFLRQALQRLPSGIEHIVHHDQ
- a CDS encoding HAMP domain-containing sensor histidine kinase; translated protein: MDQRSFDYLDDERLWLLSLLHDLKGPLKTLQGISAFVLSDACTPEQQRELLSQLGPTAKQIERRLAAVFDVIRSPLQRPTAFETLDLGTLVTQAVDRFREAIWLDKPQHPDRALTVTIGRTSLPMLIYADRFALERSLENVLLNSIEAGASHIKLRLQQQAARITLTIRDDGCGFPAYVLSAPLSPGRTTKQTGLGMGLISVAANVRACGGQIQLANWPGGAQVEMWFPRAGAV
- a CDS encoding C40 family peptidase, with translation GLPSERGSSLVAVPAPQDVFRTASAADELSYQGTMALGSPDSTGEQAPRVATPSYDAAEMALQHVGARYRYGGASPRGFDCSGLTMYVYAQLGVDLPHRARAQFSARFGQPIESIAELAPGDLVFFERTTRARGITHVALYVGDGMMVSANSPRTGVQHVNIYGSYWKPRFAGGLRPYR